In Streptomyces sp. NBC_00414, a single window of DNA contains:
- a CDS encoding HIT family protein, whose translation MLHHMTSEPEQQIGVGTQDAFQRLWTPHRMAYIQGENKPTGPGADDGCPFCSIPAKSDEDGLVIKRGEQVYAVLNLYPYNGGHLMVVPYRHVADYTDLTVPETAELGELTKQAMTALRTASGAHGFNIGMNQGSVAGAGIAAHLHQHIVPRWGGDTNFMPVVGHTRVLPQLLADTRKMLAEAWPSA comes from the coding sequence ATGCTTCACCACATGACGAGTGAGCCGGAGCAGCAGATCGGAGTCGGCACACAGGACGCGTTCCAGCGCCTGTGGACGCCCCACCGGATGGCGTACATCCAGGGTGAGAACAAGCCGACCGGCCCCGGGGCCGACGACGGCTGCCCCTTCTGCTCGATTCCGGCGAAGTCCGACGAGGACGGTCTCGTCATCAAGCGCGGCGAGCAGGTCTACGCGGTGCTCAACCTGTACCCGTACAACGGTGGGCATCTGATGGTCGTGCCCTACCGGCACGTCGCGGACTACACCGATCTGACCGTCCCGGAGACCGCCGAGCTCGGTGAGCTGACCAAGCAGGCGATGACCGCGCTGCGGACCGCGTCCGGTGCGCACGGCTTCAACATCGGGATGAACCAGGGCTCGGTCGCGGGGGCCGGTATCGCCGCGCACCTGCACCAGCACATCGTGCCCCGCTGGGGCGGCGACACGAACTTCATGCCGGTGGTCGGGCACACCCGGGTGCTGCCCCAACTCCTCGCGGACACCCGCAAGATGCTCGCTGAGGCCTGGCCCTCGGCCTGA
- a CDS encoding potassium channel family protein, with protein sequence MDDDTRTTRWERRTEMPLVVASVLFFTSYAIRVLGHGLPGPLRSVFLALMLAAWAVFVVDYAVRWRLSGQGLRFMRTHWLDTVVLLLPLLRPLRVVKVYEAVQRRRGRPRLALHARVITYAGLAVSLLGFAGALAVYQQEHAAPGATIRTFGDAVWWTCATMATVGYGDVAPVTPVGRVIAVGLMACGLALLGAVTGSFSSWLLQVFSSEEKPPGS encoded by the coding sequence ATGGACGACGACACCCGCACGACACGCTGGGAGCGCCGCACCGAGATGCCGCTCGTCGTCGCCTCGGTGCTCTTCTTCACCTCGTACGCGATCCGGGTCCTGGGCCACGGGCTGCCCGGGCCGTTGCGGAGTGTCTTTCTGGCGCTGATGCTGGCGGCCTGGGCGGTCTTCGTCGTCGACTACGCCGTGCGCTGGCGGCTGAGCGGCCAGGGGCTCCGCTTCATGCGGACGCACTGGCTGGACACGGTCGTCCTGCTGCTGCCCCTGCTGCGCCCCCTGCGCGTGGTGAAGGTCTACGAGGCCGTCCAGCGCCGCCGTGGCCGGCCCCGGCTCGCCCTGCACGCGCGGGTGATCACGTACGCGGGTCTCGCCGTGTCCCTCCTCGGCTTCGCGGGCGCCCTCGCCGTGTACCAGCAGGAGCACGCGGCACCGGGCGCGACGATCCGTACCTTCGGCGACGCGGTGTGGTGGACGTGCGCGACGATGGCGACCGTGGGGTACGGGGATGTGGCTCCCGTGACGCCGGTGGGGCGCGTGATCGCGGTGGGCCTGATGGCGTGCGGGCTCGCCCTGCTCGGCGCGGTGACGGGATCGTTCTCGTCCTGGCTGCTCCAGGTCTTCTCCAGCGAGGAGAAGCCCCCGGGCAGCTGA
- the pgsA gene encoding phosphatidylinositol phosphate synthase: MGQPVASRGRPATPTLGKAMLNKYARAFFTRVLTPFAAFLIRRGVSPDTVTILGTAGVIAGALVFFPRGELFWGTIVITLFVFSDMVDGNMARQLGRSSRWGAFLDSTLDRVADSAIFGGFALWYAGGGDNLVLCAVSIFCLASGQVVSYTKARGESIGLPVAVNGLVERAERLVISLVAAGLAGFHKTFGVPGIDVLLPIALWIVAVGSVVTLIQRVVTVRREAAEADAAVTAPPGNTPGSTPGNTPGNASRNSGATS, translated from the coding sequence ATGGGCCAGCCGGTGGCCAGCAGGGGCCGCCCGGCCACACCGACCCTCGGGAAGGCCATGCTGAACAAGTACGCGCGTGCATTCTTTACGCGTGTCCTCACACCGTTCGCCGCGTTTCTCATCCGCCGAGGGGTGAGCCCCGACACGGTCACCATCCTGGGCACGGCCGGAGTGATCGCGGGAGCGCTGGTCTTCTTCCCCCGGGGAGAGCTGTTCTGGGGCACGATCGTCATCACGCTCTTCGTGTTCTCGGACATGGTCGACGGCAACATGGCGCGCCAGCTCGGCCGCTCCAGCCGCTGGGGCGCCTTCCTCGACTCGACGCTCGACCGGGTCGCCGACAGCGCGATCTTCGGCGGCTTCGCCCTCTGGTACGCGGGCGGCGGTGACAACCTCGTCCTGTGCGCCGTGTCGATCTTCTGCCTGGCCAGCGGTCAGGTGGTGTCGTACACCAAGGCCAGGGGTGAGTCGATCGGCCTGCCCGTCGCCGTCAACGGCCTTGTCGAGCGCGCCGAACGCCTGGTGATCTCCCTGGTCGCGGCCGGTCTGGCGGGCTTCCACAAGACCTTCGGCGTGCCCGGCATCGACGTGCTGCTGCCGATCGCGCTGTGGATCGTCGCCGTGGGCAGCGTCGTCACGCTGATCCAGCGCGTCGTCACGGTGCGCCGGGAGGCCGCCGAGGCCGACGCGGCGGTCACCGCCCCGCCCGGGAACACGCCGGGAAGCACACCCGGGAACACCCCGGGGAACGCTTCGCGCAACAGCGGGGCCACCTCGTGA
- the thrS gene encoding threonine--tRNA ligase: MSDVRVIIQRDSEREERVVTTGTTAAELFAGERTIVAARVAGELKDLAYEVKDGETVESVEISSVDGLNILRHSAAHVMAQAVQELFPEAKLGIGPPVKDGFYYDFDVARPFTPEDLKAVEKKMQEIQKRGQRFSRRVVTDEAAREELADEPYKLELIGLKGSASSDDGADVEVGAGELTIYDNLDAKTGDLCWKDLCRGPHLPTTRNIPAFKLMRNAAAYWRGSEKNPMLQRIYGTAWPTKEELKAHLEFLAEAEKRDHRKLGSELDLFSIPEQIGSGLAVFHPKGGIVRRVMEDYSRRRHEEEGYEFVYTPHATKGKLFETSGHLDWYADGMYPPMQLDEGVDYYLKPMNCPMHNLIFDARGRSYRELPLRLFEFGTVYRYEKSGVVHGLTRARGFTQDDAHIYCTKEQMAEELDKTLTFVLGLLRDYGLTDFYLELSTKDPEKFVGSDEVWEEATETLRQVAEKQGLPLVPDPGGAAFYGPKISVQTKDAIGRTWQMSTVQLDFNLPERFDLEYTSPDGSKQRPVMIHRALFGSIERFFAVLLEHYAGAFPAWLAPVQAVGIPIGDAHIDHLQKFAAEAKKKGLRVEVDSSSDRMQKKIRNAQKQKVPFMVIAGDEDMAAGAVSFRYRDGSQENGIPLDEAIAKIAKVVEERAQV, from the coding sequence GTGTCAGACGTCCGTGTGATCATCCAACGCGATTCCGAGCGGGAAGAGCGCGTGGTGACGACGGGGACTACGGCGGCCGAGCTCTTCGCCGGTGAGCGCACCATCGTCGCCGCGCGGGTGGCAGGCGAGCTGAAGGACCTCGCGTACGAGGTGAAGGACGGCGAGACCGTCGAGAGCGTCGAGATCTCCTCCGTCGACGGTCTGAACATCCTGCGCCACTCCGCCGCGCACGTGATGGCGCAGGCCGTCCAGGAGCTGTTCCCCGAGGCCAAGCTGGGCATCGGCCCGCCGGTCAAGGACGGCTTCTACTACGACTTCGACGTGGCGAGGCCCTTCACCCCCGAGGACCTCAAGGCCGTCGAGAAGAAGATGCAGGAGATCCAGAAGCGCGGCCAGCGCTTCTCCCGCCGCGTCGTCACCGACGAGGCCGCCCGCGAGGAGCTCGCCGACGAGCCGTACAAGCTGGAGCTGATCGGCCTCAAGGGCTCCGCTTCGAGCGACGACGGCGCGGACGTCGAGGTGGGCGCGGGCGAGCTCACCATCTACGACAACCTCGACGCCAAGACCGGCGACCTGTGCTGGAAGGACCTCTGCCGCGGTCCCCACCTGCCCACCACCCGCAACATCCCGGCGTTCAAGCTGATGCGCAACGCCGCCGCCTACTGGCGCGGCAGCGAGAAGAACCCGATGCTCCAGCGCATCTACGGCACCGCCTGGCCCACCAAGGAAGAGCTCAAGGCGCACCTGGAGTTCCTCGCCGAGGCCGAGAAGCGCGACCACCGCAAGCTCGGCAGCGAACTCGACCTGTTCTCCATCCCGGAGCAGATCGGCTCGGGCCTCGCGGTCTTCCACCCCAAGGGCGGCATCGTCCGCCGCGTCATGGAGGACTACTCGCGGCGCCGCCACGAGGAGGAGGGGTACGAGTTCGTCTACACCCCGCACGCCACCAAGGGGAAGCTCTTCGAGACCTCGGGCCACCTGGACTGGTACGCCGACGGCATGTACCCGCCCATGCAGCTCGACGAGGGCGTGGACTACTACCTCAAGCCCATGAACTGCCCGATGCACAACCTGATCTTCGACGCGCGAGGCCGCTCCTACCGCGAACTGCCGCTGCGCCTCTTCGAGTTCGGGACCGTGTACCGGTACGAGAAGTCGGGCGTCGTGCACGGCCTGACCCGGGCCCGCGGCTTCACCCAGGACGACGCGCACATCTACTGCACCAAGGAGCAGATGGCGGAGGAGCTCGACAAGACGCTCACCTTCGTGCTCGGGCTGCTCCGCGACTACGGCCTGACCGACTTCTACCTGGAGCTGTCCACCAAGGACCCGGAGAAGTTCGTCGGCTCGGACGAGGTGTGGGAGGAGGCCACCGAGACGCTGCGGCAGGTGGCCGAGAAGCAGGGCCTCCCGCTCGTTCCGGACCCGGGCGGCGCCGCGTTCTACGGGCCGAAGATCTCCGTCCAGACCAAGGACGCGATCGGCCGGACCTGGCAGATGTCGACCGTGCAGCTCGACTTCAACCTGCCGGAGCGGTTCGACCTGGAGTACACCAGCCCCGACGGCTCCAAGCAGCGCCCCGTCATGATCCACCGTGCGCTGTTCGGGTCGATCGAGCGCTTCTTCGCGGTGCTCCTCGAGCACTACGCGGGCGCGTTCCCGGCGTGGCTCGCGCCCGTCCAGGCGGTCGGCATCCCGATCGGCGACGCGCACATCGACCATCTGCAGAAGTTCGCCGCCGAGGCGAAGAAGAAGGGTCTGCGGGTCGAGGTCGACTCGTCCTCCGACCGTATGCAGAAGAAGATCCGCAACGCGCAGAAGCAGAAGGTGCCCTTCATGGTCATCGCGGGCGACGAGGACATGGCGGCCGGCGCCGTCTCGTTCCGTTACCGCGACGGCTCCCAGGAGAACGGCATCCCGCTCGACGAGGCCATCGCGAAGATCGCGAAGGTCGTCGAGGAGCGGGCACAGGTCTGA
- a CDS encoding phosphatidylinositol mannoside acyltransferase: protein MSGPRDQLAYGAYAAGWGAVKRLPEPVAVRLGRTIADIAWKRRGKGVLRLESNYARVLPDASPERLRELSRAGMRSYLRYWMESFRLPAWSKERIRSGFEPKDLHHLTEGLAAGKGVIIALPHLGNWDLAGAWVTTKLGIPFTTVAERLKPEKLYDRFVAYREGLGMEVLPHSGGTAFGTLARRLRDGGLICLVAERDLSASGVEVTFFGDTTRMPAGPALLAQQTGALLLPVTLWYDDSPVMRGRVHPPVEAPESGTRAEKTSVMTQALADAFATGIADHPEDWHMLQRLWLADLEPRPGPAEGESPAPAESASKTPGGEHPSGAHGGPVRPGERP, encoded by the coding sequence GTGAGCGGTCCGCGGGACCAGCTGGCGTACGGCGCGTACGCCGCGGGCTGGGGAGCCGTCAAGCGACTCCCCGAGCCCGTCGCGGTGCGCCTCGGCCGGACCATCGCCGACATCGCGTGGAAGCGCCGCGGCAAGGGCGTACTGCGCCTCGAATCGAACTACGCGCGCGTGCTGCCCGACGCGAGCCCGGAGCGGCTCAGGGAGCTGTCCCGCGCGGGCATGCGCTCGTACCTGCGCTACTGGATGGAGTCGTTCCGGCTGCCCGCCTGGAGCAAGGAGCGCATCAGGAGCGGTTTCGAGCCGAAGGACCTCCACCATCTGACCGAGGGGCTCGCGGCGGGCAAGGGCGTCATCATCGCGCTGCCGCACCTGGGCAACTGGGACCTCGCGGGCGCCTGGGTCACCACCAAGCTGGGGATCCCGTTCACGACGGTCGCCGAGCGCCTCAAGCCGGAGAAGCTGTACGACCGGTTCGTGGCGTACCGCGAGGGCCTCGGCATGGAGGTGCTGCCGCACAGCGGCGGCACCGCGTTCGGCACGCTGGCCAGGCGGCTGCGCGACGGCGGCCTGATCTGCCTGGTCGCCGAGCGCGACCTGTCCGCCTCCGGCGTCGAGGTCACCTTCTTCGGGGACACCACCCGGATGCCCGCAGGGCCCGCGCTGCTCGCCCAGCAGACCGGCGCGCTGCTGCTGCCGGTGACACTGTGGTACGACGACTCGCCCGTGATGCGTGGCCGAGTCCATCCCCCTGTCGAGGCGCCCGAGTCAGGTACCCGGGCCGAGAAGACGTCTGTGATGACGCAGGCGCTGGCCGATGCCTTCGCCACGGGGATCGCCGACCATCCGGAGGACTGGCACATGCTGCAACGTCTGTGGCTCGCCGACCTGGAGCCCCGCCCGGGGCCGGCCGAGGGGGAGTCCCCGGCCCCCGCGGAGTCCGCCTCGAAGACCCCCGGCGGGGAGCACCCGTCCGGAGCGCACGGCGGACCGGTCCGGCCAGGGGAGCGGCCGTGA
- a CDS encoding elongation factor G-like protein EF-G2, with the protein MGDKANAHPGAAGRATAADHPASVRNVVLVGHSGSGKTTLVEALALTAGAVNRAGRVEDGGTVSDYDEIEHRQQRSVQLSLVPVDWDGYKINVLDTPGYADFVGELRAGLRAADAALFVVSASDGVDGSTRMVWEECAAVGMPRAIVVTHLESARADFDDMTRICADAFGADDPDAVLPLYLPLHGPPGPDGHVPVTGLIGLLSQRLFDYSSGERKESEPGPEQVPLIETARNRLIEGIISESEDETLMDRYLSGEEIDFKTLVRDLERAVARGVFHPVLAAAPAAEGARQGLGTVELLELITGGFPTPLEREAPTVTTPDGRARRVKACDPDGPLVAEVVKTASDPYVGRVSMVRVFSGTLRPDETVHVSGHGLADRGHEDHDVDERVGALSAPFGKQQRALTHAIAGDLACVAKLNRAETGDTLSAKDDPLLMEPWEMPDPLLPLAIQAHSKADEDKLSQGLGRLVAEDPTMRLEQNQNTHQVVLWCLGEAHADVALERLRNRYGVQVDVVPHKVSLRETFAARSAGRGRHVKQSGGHGQYAICEIEVEPLPGGSGIEFVDKVVGGAVPRQFIPSVEKGVRAQAARGVTAGYPLIDVRITLTDGKAHSVDSSDAAFQTAGALALREAAADARIHLLEPVAEVTVLVGDEYVGAVLSDLSGRRGRVVGTEQAAGGRTLVRAEVPEIEIGRYAVDLRSLSHGTARFDRTYARHEPMPAQLTDRIREQAHGTP; encoded by the coding sequence ATGGGCGACAAGGCGAACGCACACCCCGGAGCCGCCGGCAGGGCTACGGCGGCCGACCACCCCGCGTCCGTACGGAATGTGGTGCTGGTCGGCCACAGCGGCTCGGGCAAGACCACTCTGGTGGAGGCTCTCGCGCTGACGGCGGGAGCGGTGAACAGGGCGGGCCGTGTGGAGGACGGCGGCACCGTCTCCGACTACGACGAGATCGAGCACCGGCAGCAGCGTTCGGTGCAGCTCTCGCTGGTCCCGGTCGACTGGGACGGATACAAGATCAATGTGCTGGACACTCCCGGTTACGCCGATTTCGTCGGCGAGCTGAGGGCCGGTCTGCGAGCGGCGGACGCGGCCCTTTTCGTCGTCTCGGCCTCGGACGGGGTGGACGGCTCGACGCGCATGGTGTGGGAGGAGTGCGCGGCGGTCGGCATGCCCCGGGCCATCGTGGTGACGCACCTGGAATCGGCCCGGGCCGACTTCGACGACATGACCCGGATCTGCGCGGACGCCTTCGGCGCGGACGACCCCGACGCCGTACTGCCGCTCTACCTGCCGCTGCACGGCCCCCCGGGACCCGACGGGCACGTGCCGGTGACGGGACTGATCGGGCTGCTCTCGCAGCGCCTGTTCGACTACTCCTCCGGGGAGCGCAAGGAGTCCGAGCCGGGTCCCGAGCAGGTGCCGCTCATCGAGACGGCCCGCAACCGGCTGATCGAGGGAATCATCTCGGAGAGCGAGGACGAGACCCTCATGGACCGCTATCTCAGCGGTGAGGAGATCGATTTCAAGACACTCGTGCGGGATCTGGAGCGGGCCGTCGCGCGGGGTGTCTTCCATCCGGTGCTCGCCGCCGCGCCGGCCGCCGAGGGCGCCCGTCAGGGGCTGGGCACCGTGGAACTCCTCGAACTGATCACGGGCGGCTTCCCGACCCCGCTGGAGCGCGAGGCCCCGACGGTCACCACCCCGGACGGCCGGGCCCGCCGGGTCAAGGCCTGCGACCCGGACGGGCCGCTGGTCGCCGAGGTCGTGAAGACCGCCTCCGACCCGTACGTCGGCCGGGTCTCGATGGTGCGGGTGTTCTCCGGGACGCTGCGCCCCGACGAGACGGTGCACGTGTCCGGGCACGGGCTCGCCGACCGCGGCCACGAGGACCACGACGTCGACGAACGCGTCGGCGCCTTGTCGGCACCCTTCGGCAAGCAGCAGCGCGCCCTCACCCACGCGATCGCGGGCGACCTGGCCTGTGTGGCCAAGCTGAACCGCGCCGAGACCGGTGACACGCTCTCGGCCAAGGACGACCCGCTCCTCATGGAGCCGTGGGAGATGCCCGACCCCTTACTGCCGCTCGCCATCCAGGCGCACAGCAAGGCCGACGAGGACAAGCTCTCGCAGGGCCTGGGCCGGCTGGTCGCCGAGGACCCGACGATGCGCCTGGAACAGAACCAGAACACCCACCAGGTCGTCCTGTGGTGTCTGGGTGAGGCCCACGCCGACGTCGCCCTGGAACGGCTGCGCAACCGGTACGGCGTCCAGGTCGACGTCGTACCGCACAAGGTGTCCCTGCGGGAGACGTTCGCCGCCAGGTCGGCCGGGCGCGGGCGCCATGTGAAGCAGTCCGGCGGGCACGGGCAGTACGCGATCTGCGAGATCGAGGTGGAGCCGCTGCCCGGCGGCTCCGGCATCGAGTTCGTCGACAAGGTGGTGGGCGGTGCCGTGCCCCGGCAGTTCATCCCGTCCGTGGAGAAGGGGGTGCGCGCCCAGGCCGCCAGGGGCGTGACGGCGGGCTATCCGCTCATCGACGTACGGATCACGCTGACCGACGGCAAGGCGCACTCCGTGGACTCCTCCGACGCGGCGTTCCAGACGGCCGGCGCGCTCGCTCTGCGGGAGGCCGCGGCCGACGCGCGGATCCATCTCCTGGAGCCGGTCGCCGAGGTGACGGTCCTGGTGGGCGACGAGTACGTGGGGGCCGTGCTGAGCGATCTGTCGGGCCGGCGCGGTCGGGTCGTCGGCACCGAGCAGGCGGCGGGCGGCCGGACCCTCGTGCGGGCCGAAGTGCCGGAGATCGAGATCGGGCGGTACGCCGTCGATCTACGCTCGCTGTCGCACGGCACCGCGCGCTTCGACCGCACCTATGCCCGGCACGAGCCGATGCCTGCCCAGTTGACCGACAGGATTCGCGAACAGGCGCACGGCACTCCCTAG